In one Hypomesus transpacificus isolate Combined female chromosome 18, fHypTra1, whole genome shotgun sequence genomic region, the following are encoded:
- the plod1a gene encoding procollagen-lysine,2-oxoglutarate 5-dioxygenase 1 isoform X2: MKTFALSLIAWFLPLTFLPLIGATGQHDISEGKLLVVTVATQETDGFRRFMRSALHFNYTVKVIGRDEKWNGGDYMSAPGGGQKVRLLKTALQEMTEEDKIILFIDSYDVVFASGPKELLKKFQQTKHQVVFSSETLIWPDRHLEDKHPHVREGKRFLGSGGFIGYVANLKELVADWSGEDNDSDQLFFTKIYINAEKRKSINITLDHKCRLFQNLHGSLDEVVLKFEDGHVRARNVLYDTLPVIVHGNGPTKLQINYLGNYIPKVWTFEDGCTVCHKDLRPLSALKESEYPLVVIGIYIQQPTPFVTVFFERLLKLKYPMDRLKLFIYNQEPHHEKHVRSFMEDHGTRYQKVKIIGPEENIDHVTSRNLGLDFCRQDKDCEYYLSIDIEVVLKNEDALRILIEQNQPIIAPMITRPGRLWSNFWGALSADGYYARSEDYVDIVQGRRVGVWNVPYLSRVYLVKASLLQTELSAKDLFSSDSMDSDMVFCHNVRNKGVFMYVTNMHNFGRILSTENYQTNHLHNDLWQMYENLVDWEERYIHENYSRIMRDKLIETPCPDVYWFPIFSDIGCNHIVEEMENFGQWSGGNNDDTRIQGGYENVPTIDIHMNQVGYEKEWQKILLDYIAPITEKMYPGYYTKAHFELAFVVRYKPDEQPLLRPHHDASTFTVNIALNQVGLDYQGGGCRFIRYNCSVEAPRKGWALMHPGRLTHYHEGLRTTGGVRYIAVSFVDP; the protein is encoded by the exons ATGAAAACTTTTGCACTTTCACTCATCGCTTGGTTCTTACCGCTTACATTTTTACCACTGATAGGTGCTACAGGACAGCACGACATATCCGAAG GCAAGCTTCTTGTTGTGACTGTTGCAACCCAAGAGACTGATGGTTTCAGGCGTTTCATGAGGTCTGCTCTGCACTTTAACTACACTGTAAAG GTGATTGGCAGGGACGAGAAATGGAACGGTGGGGACTACATGTCGGCGCCAGGAGGGGGGCAGAAAGTACGGCTCCTAAAAACTGCTCTGCAGGAAATGACAGAGGAGGATAAGATCATTCTCTTCATTGACAG CTATGATGTGGTCTTTGCCTCTGGTCCCAAAGAGCTGCTGAAAAAATTCCAGCAGACGAAACACCAGGTAGTCTTCTCCTCTGAAACCCTCATCTGGCCTGACAGACATTTGGAAGATAAGCATCCCCATGTTAGAGAAGGCAAGAGGTTCCTGGGATCGGGAG GTTTTATTGGCTATGTTGCCAACCTCAAAGAGTTGGTTGCTGACTGGTCAGGAGAAGACAATGATAGTGATCAACTTTTCTTTACCAAGATTTACATCAACGCTGAGAAAAGA AAATCCATAAATATAACACTGGACCATAAATGCAGATTGTTTCAGAATCTTCATGGATCCCTAG aTGAGGTGGTGCTGAAGTTTGAGGATGGGCATGTGCGGGCCAGAAATGTGCTCTATGATACGCTACCAGTGATTGTTCATGGAAACGGGCCCACCAAG CTCCAGATCAATTATCTTGGCAACTATATCCCCAAAGTGTGGACATTTGAGGATGGATGCACAGTGTGTCATAAGGATCTACGGCCACTCTCTGCACTCAAG GAGAGTGAGTATCCACTTGTTGTCATTGGAATTTACATCCAGCAGCCCACTCCCTTTGTCACTGTCTTCTTTGAGCGCCTGCTCAAACTCAAGTATCCCATGGACAGACTCAAACTATTTATCTACAATCAG GAGCCACATCATGAGAAGCATGTACGTTCTTTTATGGAGGATCATGGGACACGCTATCAGAAGGTGAAGATCATTGGTCCTGAGGAGAACATAGACCACGTGACTTCTCGAAACCTTGGGCT TGACTTTTGCCGTCAGGACAAGGACTGTGAATATTACTTGAGCATAGACATTGAAGTGGTTCTTAAGAACGAAGACGCTCTCAGAATACTCATTGAGCAAAATCA ACCTATCATTGCACCAATGATAACCCGACCAGGCCGACTGTGGAGCAACTTCTGGGGTGCGCTCAGTGCGGACGGCTACTACGCGAGATCCGAGGACTATGTGGACATTGTGCAAGGACGCAGGGT AGGTGTTTGGAACGTCCCCTACCTGTCCCGTGTGTACCTGGTAAAGGCCAGCCTCCTTCAGACAGAACTCTCCGCTAAGGACCTCTTCAGCTCAGACTCCATGGATTCCGACATGGTTTTCTGTCACAACGTCCGAAACAAG GGAGTCTTCATGTATgtcacaaacatgcacaacTTTGGGCGTATCCTTTCAACAGAGAACTACCAGACCAACCATCTACATAATGACCTCTGGCAGATGTACGAAAACCTAGTT GATTGGGAGGAGAGATACATTCATGAGAATTACTCCCGAATAATGAGAGACAAACTGATTGAAACT CCCTGCCCTGATGTGTACTGGTTCCCTATCTTCTCTGATATTGGTTGTAACCACATTGTCGAAGAAATGGAAAACTTCGGACAGTGGTCAGGAGGCAATAATGAC GACACAAGAATCCAGGGGGGCTATGAAAATGTCCCCACCATTGATATCCACATGAACCAAGTGGGCTATGAGAAAGAGTGGCAGAAAATACTATTGGATTACATTGCACCAATTACAGAGAAAATGTATCCTGGATACTACACCAAG GCTCATTTTGAGTTGGCCTTTGTAGTTAGATATAAGCCAGACGAGCAGCCCCTTTTAAGGCCACACCATGATGCCTCGACATTCACTGTAAACATTGCACTCAATCAAGTGGGACTTGATTACCAG GGCGGTGGATGCAGGTTCATTCGCTATAATTGCTCTGTTGAGGCCCCTCGAAAAGGCTGGGCCCTTATGCACCCTGGACGCCTCACCCACTATCACGAAGGCCTGCGGACCACTGGGGGCGTCAGATACATTGCAGTGTCATTTGTTGACCCTTGA
- the mfn2 gene encoding mitofusin-2, translating to MSLVFTRPNTNAIGKKDKRLMAEVNASPLKHFVTAKKKINGIFEQLAAYIKESSSFLEDTYKNDELDPVTTEEQVQEVKGYLSKVSGIGEVLARRHMKVVFFGRTSNGKSSVINAMLCDKVLPSGIGHTTNCFLRVEGTDGHESFLLTEGSEEKKSIKTVNQLAHALHQDEDLDAGSLVCVMWPKAKCALLRDDLVLVDSPGIDVTTELDSWIDKFCLDADVFVLVANSESTLMQTEKSFFHKVNERLSSPNIFILNNRWDASASEPEYMEEVRRQHMDRCSGFLVDELGVVDRAQASDRIFFVSAKEVLQARVQKAQGMPESGGALAEGFQARMFEFQNFERRFEECISQSAVKTKFEQHTVRAKQISEALRLIMDSVHVAAQEQRIHCMETREDRQDRMEFIDKQLDLLTQDCKSKIKKITEEVERQVSNAMAEEIRRLNVLVDDFHLDFHPSLVVLKVYKNELHRHIEEGLGRNMSERCSTAITAALQTTQTDMIDGLKPLLPGPVREQVDKLVPRQCFSLSYDLACDKLCSDFQEDIGFHFSLGWTMLVNRFLGPKNTRRALMGYNDQVPRPMALTPVSTSMPPFPQNSMTQEELMVSMVTGLASLTSRTSMGIIVVGGVIWKAVGWRLIALSVGLYGLLYVYERLTWTTRAKERAFKRQFVEYASEKLQLIVSYTGSNCSHQVQQELAGTFAQLCQQVDVTRQNLEDEITDMNTKIELLDTLQSKAKLLRNKAGWLDSELNMFTQQYLHQGR from the exons ATGTCTCTGGTTTTTACGAGACCCAATACCAACGCTATCGGCAAGAAGGACAAAAGACTAATGGCAGAGGTGAACGCTTCCCCGTTAAAACATTTTGTGACAGCCAAGAAGAAGATCAATGGCATCTTTGAGCAGCTGGCTGCTTACATCAAAGAGAGTTCATCCTTTTTAGAAG aCACGTATAAGAACGATGAGCTGGACCCCGTCACCACGGAGGAGCAGGTTCAGGAGGTGAAAGGTTATCTCTCCAAAGTGTCAGGGATTGGAGAGGTGCTAGCCCGCAGGCACATGAAGGTGGTCTTCTTTGGAAG AACGAGTAACGGGAAAAGCTCTGTGATCAACGCCATGCTGTGTGACAAAGTGCTGCCCTCGGGGATAGGCCACACCACCAACTGCTTCCTGCGCGTGGAAGGCACAGATGGACACGAGTCTTTCCTGCTCACCGAAGGCTCTGAGGAGAAGAAGAGTATCAAA acTGTGAACCAGCTAGCCCACGCTCTACACCAGGATGAGGACCTGGATGCAGgcagtctggtgtgtgtcatgtggcCAAAGGCCAAGTGTGCCCTGCTCAGGGACGACCTGGTGCTGGTGGACAG CCCTGGCATCGATGTCACCACAGAGCTGGACAGCTGGATCGACAAGTTTTGTCTGGATGCCGACGTCTTTGTCCTAGTGGCCAACTCAGAATCCACTTTAATGCAGACG GAGAAGTCGTTTTTCCACAAGGTCAACGAGCGCCTCTCCAGTCCCAACATCTTTATCCTGAACAACCGCTGGGATGCGTCTGCCTCTGAGCCCGAGTACATGGAGGAG gtgAGGAGGCAGCACATGGACCGCTGCTCTGGGTTCCTGGTGGATGAGCTGGGCGTGGTGGACCGGGCCCAGGCCAGCGACCGCATCTTCTTCGTCTCTGCCAAGGAGGTTCTTCAGGCTCGAGTTCAGAAGGCCCAGGGCATGCCAGAGTCag GTGGGGCTCTAGCCGAAGGTTTCCAGGCCAGAATGTTTGAGTTCCAGAACTTCGAGAGGCGCTTTGAG GAGTGTATCTCCCAGTCGGCTGTGAAAACCAAGTTTGAGCAGCACACCGTGAGGGCCAAGCAGATCTCTGAAGCCCTGCGGCTGATCATGGACTCTGTCCACGTGGCCGCACAGGAGCAGAG GATCCACTGTATGGAGACCAGAGAGGACCGTCAGGACCGGATGGAGTTCATCGACAAACAGCTGGACCTGCTGACACAGGACTGCAAGAGCAAGATCAAGAAGATcacagaggaggtggagagacaggtgtCCAACGCCATGGCCGAGGAGATCAGGAGGCTCAACGTGCTGGTGGACGACTTCCACCTGGACTTCCACCCCTCACTGGTGGTCCTCAAGGTCTACAAGAAT gagcTCCACAGACACATAGAGGAGGGTCTGGGCAGGAACATGTCTGAGAGGTGTTCCACAGCCATCACTGCCGCCCTGCAGACCACCCAGACCGACATGATCG ACGGGCTGAAGCCCCTGCTGCCAGGCCCGGTGAGAGAGCAGGTGGACAAGCTGGTGCCACGTCAGTGCTTCAGCCTCAGCTACGACCTGGCCTGCGACAAGCTGTGCTCCGACTTCCAGGAGGACATCGGCTTCCACTTCTCCCTGGGCTGGACCATGCTGGTCAACCGCTTCCTGGGGCCCAAGAACACGCGGAGAGCCCTCATGGGCTACAACGACCAG gttCCGCGCCCCATGGCCCTCACTCCAGTCAGCACCAGtatgccccccttcccccagaaCTCCATGACCCAGGAGGAGCTCatggtctccatggtgaccGGCCTGGCCTCTCTCACTTCGCGCACCTCCATGGGCATCATCGTGGTCGGTGGTGTG atctgGAAGGCGGTGGGGTGGCGTCTGATCGCCCTCTCGGTGGGGCTGTACGGCCTGCTGTACGTGTACGAGCGGCTCACCTGGACCACCAGGGCTAAGGAGCGCGCCTTCAAGCGTCAGTTTGTGGAGTACGCCAGCGAGAAGCTGCAGCTCATCGTCAGCTACACCGGCTCCAACTGCAGCCACCAGGTCCAGCA ggagCTTGCAGGCACCTTTGCCCAGCTGTGCCAGCAGGTGGACGTGACCCGGCAGAACCTGGAGGATGAGATCACTGACATGAACACCAAGATTGAGCTACTGGACACACTGCAGAGCAAGGCTAAACTGCTCAG gaataAGGCAGGCTGGCTGGACAGCGAGCTGAACATGTTTACCCAGCAGTACCTGCATCAAGGCCGGTAG
- the plod1a gene encoding procollagen-lysine,2-oxoglutarate 5-dioxygenase 1 isoform X3: MKTFALSLIAWFLPLTFLPLIGATGQHDISEGKLLVVTVATQETDGFRRFMRSALHFNYTVKVIGRDEKWNGGDYMSAPGGGQKVRLLKTALQEMTEEDKIILFIDSYDVVFASGPKELLKKFQQTKHQVVFSSETLIWPDRHLEDKHPHVREGKRFLGSGGFIGYVANLKELVADWSGEDNDSDQLFFTKIYINAEKRKSINITLDHKCRLFQNLHGSLDEVVLKFEDGHVRARNVLYDTLPVIVHGNGPTKLQINYLGNYIPKVWTFEDGCTVCHKDLRPLSALKESEYPLVVIGIYIQQPTPFVTVFFERLLKLKYPMDRLKLFIYNQEPHHEKHVRSFMEDHGTRYQKVKIIGPEENIDHVTSRNLGLDFCRQDKDCEYYLSIDIEVVLKNEDALRILIEQNQPIIAPMITRPGRLWSNFWGALSADGYYARSEDYVDIVQGRRVGVWNVPYLSRVYLVKASLLQTELSAKDLFSSDSMDSDMVFCHNVRNKGVFMYVTNMHNFGRILSTENYQTNHLHNDLWQMYENLVDWEERYIHENYSRIMRDKLIETPCPDVYWFPIFSDIGCNHIVEEMENFGQWSGGNNDDTRIQGGYENVPTIDIHMNQVGYEKEWQKILLDYIAPITEKMYPGYYTKCTSYLNFVVRYKPDEQPLLTPHHDASTFTINVALNSKDTDYQGGGCRFIRYNCSVEAPRKGWALMHPGRLTHYHEGLRTTGGVRYIAVSFVDP; this comes from the exons ATGAAAACTTTTGCACTTTCACTCATCGCTTGGTTCTTACCGCTTACATTTTTACCACTGATAGGTGCTACAGGACAGCACGACATATCCGAAG GCAAGCTTCTTGTTGTGACTGTTGCAACCCAAGAGACTGATGGTTTCAGGCGTTTCATGAGGTCTGCTCTGCACTTTAACTACACTGTAAAG GTGATTGGCAGGGACGAGAAATGGAACGGTGGGGACTACATGTCGGCGCCAGGAGGGGGGCAGAAAGTACGGCTCCTAAAAACTGCTCTGCAGGAAATGACAGAGGAGGATAAGATCATTCTCTTCATTGACAG CTATGATGTGGTCTTTGCCTCTGGTCCCAAAGAGCTGCTGAAAAAATTCCAGCAGACGAAACACCAGGTAGTCTTCTCCTCTGAAACCCTCATCTGGCCTGACAGACATTTGGAAGATAAGCATCCCCATGTTAGAGAAGGCAAGAGGTTCCTGGGATCGGGAG GTTTTATTGGCTATGTTGCCAACCTCAAAGAGTTGGTTGCTGACTGGTCAGGAGAAGACAATGATAGTGATCAACTTTTCTTTACCAAGATTTACATCAACGCTGAGAAAAGA AAATCCATAAATATAACACTGGACCATAAATGCAGATTGTTTCAGAATCTTCATGGATCCCTAG aTGAGGTGGTGCTGAAGTTTGAGGATGGGCATGTGCGGGCCAGAAATGTGCTCTATGATACGCTACCAGTGATTGTTCATGGAAACGGGCCCACCAAG CTCCAGATCAATTATCTTGGCAACTATATCCCCAAAGTGTGGACATTTGAGGATGGATGCACAGTGTGTCATAAGGATCTACGGCCACTCTCTGCACTCAAG GAGAGTGAGTATCCACTTGTTGTCATTGGAATTTACATCCAGCAGCCCACTCCCTTTGTCACTGTCTTCTTTGAGCGCCTGCTCAAACTCAAGTATCCCATGGACAGACTCAAACTATTTATCTACAATCAG GAGCCACATCATGAGAAGCATGTACGTTCTTTTATGGAGGATCATGGGACACGCTATCAGAAGGTGAAGATCATTGGTCCTGAGGAGAACATAGACCACGTGACTTCTCGAAACCTTGGGCT TGACTTTTGCCGTCAGGACAAGGACTGTGAATATTACTTGAGCATAGACATTGAAGTGGTTCTTAAGAACGAAGACGCTCTCAGAATACTCATTGAGCAAAATCA ACCTATCATTGCACCAATGATAACCCGACCAGGCCGACTGTGGAGCAACTTCTGGGGTGCGCTCAGTGCGGACGGCTACTACGCGAGATCCGAGGACTATGTGGACATTGTGCAAGGACGCAGGGT AGGTGTTTGGAACGTCCCCTACCTGTCCCGTGTGTACCTGGTAAAGGCCAGCCTCCTTCAGACAGAACTCTCCGCTAAGGACCTCTTCAGCTCAGACTCCATGGATTCCGACATGGTTTTCTGTCACAACGTCCGAAACAAG GGAGTCTTCATGTATgtcacaaacatgcacaacTTTGGGCGTATCCTTTCAACAGAGAACTACCAGACCAACCATCTACATAATGACCTCTGGCAGATGTACGAAAACCTAGTT GATTGGGAGGAGAGATACATTCATGAGAATTACTCCCGAATAATGAGAGACAAACTGATTGAAACT CCCTGCCCTGATGTGTACTGGTTCCCTATCTTCTCTGATATTGGTTGTAACCACATTGTCGAAGAAATGGAAAACTTCGGACAGTGGTCAGGAGGCAATAATGAC GACACAAGAATCCAGGGGGGCTATGAAAATGTCCCCACCATTGATATCCACATGAACCAAGTGGGCTATGAGAAAGAGTGGCAGAAAATACTATTGGATTACATTGCACCAATTACAGAGAAAATGTATCCTGGATACTACACCAAG TGCACTTCATATCTCAACTTTGTGGTGAGGTACAAACCAGACGAGCAGCCACTGCTCACACCTCACCATGATGCATCCACTTTTACAATTAATGTAGCTCTCAACAGCAAAGACACTGATTATCAG GGCGGTGGATGCAGGTTCATTCGCTATAATTGCTCTGTTGAGGCCCCTCGAAAAGGCTGGGCCCTTATGCACCCTGGACGCCTCACCCACTATCACGAAGGCCTGCGGACCACTGGGGGCGTCAGATACATTGCAGTGTCATTTGTTGACCCTTGA
- the plod1a gene encoding procollagen-lysine,2-oxoglutarate 5-dioxygenase 1 isoform X1, giving the protein MKTFALSLIAWFLPLTFLPLIGATGQHDISEGKLLVVTVATQETDGFRRFMRSALHFNYTVKVIGRDEKWNGGDYMSAPGGGQKVRLLKTALQEMTEEDKIILFIDSYDVVFASGPKELLKKFQQTKHQVVFSSETLIWPDRHLEDKHPHVREGKRFLGSGGFIGYVANLKELVADWSGEDNDSDQLFFTKIYINAEKRKSINITLDHKCRLFQNLHGSLDEVVLKFEDGHVRARNVLYDTLPVIVHGNGPTKLQINYLGNYIPKVWTFEDGCTVCHKDLRPLSALKESEYPLVVIGIYIQQPTPFVTVFFERLLKLKYPMDRLKLFIYNQEPHHEKHVRSFMEDHGTRYQKVKIIGPEENIDHVTSRNLGLDFCRQDKDCEYYLSIDIEVVLKNEDALRILIEQNQPIIAPMITRPGRLWSNFWGALSADGYYARSEDYVDIVQGRRVGVWNVPYLSRVYLVKASLLQTELSAKDLFSSDSMDSDMVFCHNVRNKGVFMYVTNMHNFGRILSTENYQTNHLHNDLWQMYENLVDWEERYIHENYSRIMRDKLIETPCPDVYWFPIFSDIGCNHIVEEMENFGQWSGGNNDDTRIQGGYENVPTIDIHMNQVGYEKEWQKILLDYIAPITEKMYPGYYTKCTSYLNFVVRYKPDEQPLLTPHHDASTFTINVALNSKDTDYQAHFELAFVVRYKPDEQPLLRPHHDASTFTVNIALNQVGLDYQGGGCRFIRYNCSVEAPRKGWALMHPGRLTHYHEGLRTTGGVRYIAVSFVDP; this is encoded by the exons ATGAAAACTTTTGCACTTTCACTCATCGCTTGGTTCTTACCGCTTACATTTTTACCACTGATAGGTGCTACAGGACAGCACGACATATCCGAAG GCAAGCTTCTTGTTGTGACTGTTGCAACCCAAGAGACTGATGGTTTCAGGCGTTTCATGAGGTCTGCTCTGCACTTTAACTACACTGTAAAG GTGATTGGCAGGGACGAGAAATGGAACGGTGGGGACTACATGTCGGCGCCAGGAGGGGGGCAGAAAGTACGGCTCCTAAAAACTGCTCTGCAGGAAATGACAGAGGAGGATAAGATCATTCTCTTCATTGACAG CTATGATGTGGTCTTTGCCTCTGGTCCCAAAGAGCTGCTGAAAAAATTCCAGCAGACGAAACACCAGGTAGTCTTCTCCTCTGAAACCCTCATCTGGCCTGACAGACATTTGGAAGATAAGCATCCCCATGTTAGAGAAGGCAAGAGGTTCCTGGGATCGGGAG GTTTTATTGGCTATGTTGCCAACCTCAAAGAGTTGGTTGCTGACTGGTCAGGAGAAGACAATGATAGTGATCAACTTTTCTTTACCAAGATTTACATCAACGCTGAGAAAAGA AAATCCATAAATATAACACTGGACCATAAATGCAGATTGTTTCAGAATCTTCATGGATCCCTAG aTGAGGTGGTGCTGAAGTTTGAGGATGGGCATGTGCGGGCCAGAAATGTGCTCTATGATACGCTACCAGTGATTGTTCATGGAAACGGGCCCACCAAG CTCCAGATCAATTATCTTGGCAACTATATCCCCAAAGTGTGGACATTTGAGGATGGATGCACAGTGTGTCATAAGGATCTACGGCCACTCTCTGCACTCAAG GAGAGTGAGTATCCACTTGTTGTCATTGGAATTTACATCCAGCAGCCCACTCCCTTTGTCACTGTCTTCTTTGAGCGCCTGCTCAAACTCAAGTATCCCATGGACAGACTCAAACTATTTATCTACAATCAG GAGCCACATCATGAGAAGCATGTACGTTCTTTTATGGAGGATCATGGGACACGCTATCAGAAGGTGAAGATCATTGGTCCTGAGGAGAACATAGACCACGTGACTTCTCGAAACCTTGGGCT TGACTTTTGCCGTCAGGACAAGGACTGTGAATATTACTTGAGCATAGACATTGAAGTGGTTCTTAAGAACGAAGACGCTCTCAGAATACTCATTGAGCAAAATCA ACCTATCATTGCACCAATGATAACCCGACCAGGCCGACTGTGGAGCAACTTCTGGGGTGCGCTCAGTGCGGACGGCTACTACGCGAGATCCGAGGACTATGTGGACATTGTGCAAGGACGCAGGGT AGGTGTTTGGAACGTCCCCTACCTGTCCCGTGTGTACCTGGTAAAGGCCAGCCTCCTTCAGACAGAACTCTCCGCTAAGGACCTCTTCAGCTCAGACTCCATGGATTCCGACATGGTTTTCTGTCACAACGTCCGAAACAAG GGAGTCTTCATGTATgtcacaaacatgcacaacTTTGGGCGTATCCTTTCAACAGAGAACTACCAGACCAACCATCTACATAATGACCTCTGGCAGATGTACGAAAACCTAGTT GATTGGGAGGAGAGATACATTCATGAGAATTACTCCCGAATAATGAGAGACAAACTGATTGAAACT CCCTGCCCTGATGTGTACTGGTTCCCTATCTTCTCTGATATTGGTTGTAACCACATTGTCGAAGAAATGGAAAACTTCGGACAGTGGTCAGGAGGCAATAATGAC GACACAAGAATCCAGGGGGGCTATGAAAATGTCCCCACCATTGATATCCACATGAACCAAGTGGGCTATGAGAAAGAGTGGCAGAAAATACTATTGGATTACATTGCACCAATTACAGAGAAAATGTATCCTGGATACTACACCAAG TGCACTTCATATCTCAACTTTGTGGTGAGGTACAAACCAGACGAGCAGCCACTGCTCACACCTCACCATGATGCATCCACTTTTACAATTAATGTAGCTCTCAACAGCAAAGACACTGATTATCAG GCTCATTTTGAGTTGGCCTTTGTAGTTAGATATAAGCCAGACGAGCAGCCCCTTTTAAGGCCACACCATGATGCCTCGACATTCACTGTAAACATTGCACTCAATCAAGTGGGACTTGATTACCAG GGCGGTGGATGCAGGTTCATTCGCTATAATTGCTCTGTTGAGGCCCCTCGAAAAGGCTGGGCCCTTATGCACCCTGGACGCCTCACCCACTATCACGAAGGCCTGCGGACCACTGGGGGCGTCAGATACATTGCAGTGTCATTTGTTGACCCTTGA